A region of Alteromonadaceae bacterium 2753L.S.0a.02 DNA encodes the following proteins:
- a CDS encoding 3-deoxy-D-arabinoheptulosonate-7-phosphate synthase: MSNFEDLNVVSQEVLITPAQLQNELPISETAALTVKNGRETVRNILDRTDPRLIVVVGPCSIHDTEAAMDYAHRLKALAEKVKDALYIVMRVYFEKPRTTTGWKGLINDPYMNDTFKITDGLHVGRKLLLDIAELGLPAATEALDPISPQYLAELISWSAIGARTTESQTHREMASGLSSAVGFKNGTDGSLTVAINALQSVSNPHRFLGINKDGSVSVITTRGNAYGHVVLRGGNDKPNYDSVSVAMCEKVLSDANVPTNIMIDCSHANSNKNHDLQPLVMDNVTNQILEGNKSIIGVMIESNIGAGNQKIPNDLSQLTYGVSVTDACVDWETTEKMLLDSAEKLAPVLAARNQ; this comes from the coding sequence ATGTCCAACTTTGAAGATTTGAATGTGGTTTCTCAAGAAGTTTTGATAACCCCCGCGCAACTGCAAAACGAATTGCCCATCAGTGAAACTGCGGCCTTAACCGTGAAAAACGGTCGTGAAACGGTTCGCAATATTCTCGATAGAACAGACCCGCGTCTAATCGTCGTAGTAGGCCCCTGCTCTATTCATGATACTGAAGCCGCGATGGATTATGCCCACCGTTTGAAAGCGTTGGCGGAAAAAGTTAAGGATGCGCTCTACATCGTTATGCGGGTGTATTTTGAAAAGCCACGAACCACAACGGGTTGGAAAGGGCTGATCAACGACCCTTACATGAACGACACCTTCAAAATCACGGATGGCTTGCACGTTGGTCGCAAACTTCTGCTCGACATTGCTGAACTTGGTCTGCCAGCAGCCACCGAAGCGCTGGACCCGATATCACCACAATATCTTGCAGAATTAATTTCCTGGAGCGCAATTGGCGCGCGTACCACAGAGTCGCAAACCCATCGTGAAATGGCGAGCGGCCTCTCTTCGGCAGTTGGCTTTAAAAATGGTACTGATGGGAGCTTAACGGTTGCGATCAATGCACTCCAGTCTGTTTCCAACCCGCACAGATTTTTAGGTATTAATAAAGATGGCAGCGTATCGGTGATCACCACCCGAGGTAACGCTTACGGGCACGTAGTGCTCAGAGGTGGTAACGATAAACCCAATTATGATTCTGTAAGTGTTGCCATGTGTGAGAAGGTGTTGTCCGACGCAAATGTGCCAACCAACATAATGATCGACTGTTCCCACGCGAACTCCAATAAAAATCACGATCTTCAGCCCCTGGTGATGGATAACGTTACCAATCAAATATTGGAGGGCAACAAGTCGATTATTGGAGTGATGATTGAGAGTAATATCGGGGCCGGCAACCAGAAAATTCCAAACGATCTCAGTCAGTTGACTTACGGCGTTTCGGTAACCGATGCCTGTGTCGACTGGGAAACCACCGAAAAGATGCTATTGGACTCTGCGGAAAAACTCGCCCCGGTACTTGCAGCGAGAAACCAATAA
- a CDS encoding electron transfer flavoprotein alpha subunit, with protein MSVLVVAEHDNQNLKPATLHTLAAAQLIDADVHVLVAGCDCKSVADSASQASGVTKVLLADNSGLEHQLAEAVAPLISELADSYSHVLACATTTGKNILPRAAALKDCQPLSDVIAIDSESTFKRPIYAGNVIATVSSSDPIKFLTIRGTAFDAVGAEGGNAAVEDIATTAEQNLSAFDSQELATSDRPELTAARIVVSGGRGVQSSDNFQLLYQLADKLDAAVGASRAAVDAGFVPNDMQVGQTGKVVAPELYIAIGISGAIQHLAGMKDSKVIVAINKDEEAPIFQVADYGLVADLFDVVPQLIEQL; from the coding sequence ATGAGTGTATTGGTAGTTGCTGAACACGATAATCAAAACTTGAAACCTGCTACTTTGCACACCCTTGCGGCGGCACAATTAATTGATGCAGATGTTCACGTTTTGGTAGCAGGTTGTGACTGTAAGAGCGTCGCCGATAGCGCCAGTCAGGCCAGCGGCGTAACCAAAGTATTACTTGCCGATAATTCGGGTTTGGAGCATCAATTGGCTGAAGCTGTTGCTCCACTGATCTCCGAACTTGCCGATAGCTACAGCCATGTGCTCGCCTGCGCAACAACAACAGGTAAAAATATTTTACCACGTGCCGCTGCGCTCAAAGATTGTCAGCCACTTTCTGATGTTATAGCGATCGATAGCGAGAGCACATTTAAACGACCTATTTATGCAGGCAATGTAATTGCCACTGTCTCCAGTAGCGACCCAATAAAATTTCTTACCATTCGTGGGACTGCTTTTGACGCCGTCGGTGCTGAAGGTGGGAATGCTGCGGTTGAGGACATTGCCACAACTGCCGAACAAAATTTATCCGCATTTGACAGCCAGGAACTCGCAACTTCCGATCGACCTGAATTAACTGCAGCACGTATAGTTGTTTCCGGTGGTCGTGGCGTTCAAAGTAGCGATAATTTTCAGCTACTCTATCAACTGGCAGACAAGCTGGATGCTGCAGTGGGAGCCTCTCGAGCCGCAGTTGATGCCGGCTTTGTTCCCAACGATATGCAAGTGGGGCAAACCGGCAAAGTGGTCGCACCTGAACTATATATTGCGATAGGTATATCGGGCGCGATACAGCATTTGGCTGGGATGAAAGATTCCAAAGTTATCGTTGCCATCAATAAAGATGAGGAAGCTCCCATATTCCAGGTGGCTGATTATGGCCTGGTTGCCGACCTGTTCGATGTGGTACCACAACTCATAGAACAGCTTTAA
- a CDS encoding tRNA (guanosine-2'-O-)-methyltransferase, producing MFLSYFDDPVLDYLLLNAPNKYYNNAKCTKTMTPERFQRINQVLDKRQPDLTVVTDEVHKARNLSAIIRTCDAVGIGQIHCVMPKNGYQSYSGTSASAEKWVETLYYSRVEEPVDALKMRGYQVLAANLGTNTRDYREVDYTVPTALVLGAEVDGVSSVAAAGADINVMVPMAGMVESFNVSVACAIILMEAKTQRERAGLYNSRRLTDERYHELFFQWAHPVLAKWCDENGIVYPPVRADGEVADLSQWYAAQRQTT from the coding sequence ATGTTTCTGTCATATTTTGACGATCCAGTGTTAGATTATTTACTTTTAAACGCACCAAATAAGTACTACAACAACGCTAAATGCACTAAAACCATGACCCCAGAACGATTCCAACGTATTAACCAAGTATTAGATAAACGACAACCCGATCTCACCGTAGTTACCGATGAAGTACACAAAGCACGAAATCTCTCCGCGATTATTCGCACTTGTGATGCTGTTGGTATTGGCCAAATCCACTGCGTAATGCCAAAAAACGGCTATCAAAGTTATTCGGGTACCTCTGCCAGTGCGGAAAAATGGGTTGAAACCTTGTACTACAGCCGTGTAGAGGAGCCCGTTGATGCCTTAAAAATGCGTGGATATCAAGTGCTTGCTGCAAATCTTGGTACCAACACGCGCGATTACCGTGAAGTCGATTACACCGTGCCAACGGCACTGGTGTTGGGCGCGGAGGTTGACGGAGTCAGTTCAGTTGCGGCAGCAGGCGCCGACATCAACGTGATGGTGCCTATGGCCGGTATGGTTGAGTCATTCAACGTATCGGTCGCGTGCGCCATTATTCTTATGGAAGCTAAGACTCAGAGGGAGCGCGCAGGATTGTACAATTCCCGGCGACTGACTGACGAGCGTTACCACGAGCTTTTTTTTCAGTGGGCGCATCCTGTTCTTGCCAAATGGTGTGATGAAAACGGTATCGTATACCCGCCGGTGCGCGCTGATGGCGAAGTCGCTGATCTGTCCCAATGGTACGCGGCGCAGCGCCAAACAACATAA
- a CDS encoding electron-transferring-flavoprotein dehydrogenase, protein MEYDVVVVGAGPAGLSAACRLKQLNPETNVCVVEKGSEVGAHILSGAVFEPSALNELFEDWANNDAPLLTPVSEDRAYLLRNDQKAIKIPNMFVPKTMHNTGNFVISLGNLCRWLADQAETLGVEIFPGFTAAELAIGDDGAVKGVITGDMGVSADGSHKDSYMAGMVLLGRYTLLAEGCRGHLGKKAIRRFGLDEAKQAQHYGLGLKELWKIPAEKHKPGLVIHTAGWPLAESQSAGGGFLYHLENNQVAVGLITDLSYSNPHLSPYDEFQRYKHHPVIKGFLDGGERIAYGARALVKGGLQALPQMHFPGGILLGDDAGTLNFAKIKGTHTAMKSGMLAAETVHEALQVAESPAALANVEERFKKSWAYRELHLQRNFGPAQHRWGNLLGSAYAFIDINICNGALPWTLQDPTPDHETLKRADTSPKINYPKPDGKISFDKLSSVYLSNTNHEEDQPCHLQLSDPGLPISENLPLYNEPAQRYCPAGVYEVITEGGEPRFQINAQNCVHCKTCDIKDPLQNITWVCPEGGGGPNYPNM, encoded by the coding sequence ATGGAGTACGACGTTGTTGTGGTCGGTGCTGGCCCGGCGGGGCTCAGCGCGGCATGCCGCCTTAAACAACTCAATCCGGAAACCAATGTGTGCGTGGTTGAAAAAGGCTCGGAAGTTGGTGCGCATATACTGTCGGGAGCCGTGTTTGAGCCGAGCGCTCTAAATGAATTATTCGAAGATTGGGCAAACAATGACGCCCCGTTGCTTACACCTGTTTCTGAGGACAGAGCCTACCTTCTCAGAAATGACCAAAAAGCCATCAAAATTCCCAATATGTTCGTGCCAAAAACCATGCACAACACAGGTAATTTTGTTATTAGTTTGGGTAATCTTTGCCGCTGGCTGGCCGATCAGGCTGAAACTCTGGGTGTTGAAATATTCCCAGGATTTACGGCCGCGGAGCTCGCTATCGGCGACGACGGCGCGGTAAAAGGCGTTATTACCGGTGACATGGGTGTGTCCGCAGACGGTTCCCATAAAGACAGCTACATGGCTGGTATGGTGCTCCTCGGGCGCTACACTTTACTGGCCGAAGGCTGTCGCGGCCATCTCGGCAAAAAGGCAATTCGCCGCTTTGGTTTGGATGAAGCGAAGCAAGCACAACATTACGGACTGGGCCTAAAAGAGCTCTGGAAGATTCCAGCAGAAAAGCACAAGCCTGGCTTGGTTATCCATACTGCGGGTTGGCCTCTCGCCGAATCGCAATCGGCTGGCGGTGGTTTTTTGTATCACCTTGAAAACAATCAAGTAGCTGTCGGCCTAATCACCGACCTGTCATATAGCAACCCGCACCTTAGCCCATACGATGAATTTCAACGCTACAAACATCACCCAGTAATCAAAGGGTTTCTGGATGGCGGTGAGCGGATCGCGTACGGTGCACGAGCCTTGGTAAAGGGAGGCTTGCAAGCCTTGCCGCAAATGCATTTCCCGGGTGGAATCCTGCTTGGTGACGATGCTGGCACGCTAAATTTTGCAAAAATTAAGGGTACCCATACAGCGATGAAAAGTGGCATGCTGGCTGCAGAAACGGTACATGAAGCCCTCCAAGTCGCCGAATCCCCAGCCGCACTCGCTAACGTTGAAGAGCGTTTCAAAAAGAGTTGGGCCTATCGCGAACTCCATCTTCAGCGCAATTTTGGCCCTGCGCAGCACCGCTGGGGAAATCTTCTTGGCTCCGCCTACGCTTTTATCGATATCAATATCTGTAACGGCGCCCTGCCCTGGACCTTACAAGATCCAACACCGGACCACGAAACACTGAAGCGCGCAGATACAAGTCCCAAAATCAATTACCCGAAACCGGATGGCAAAATTAGTTTCGATAAGTTGTCATCCGTATATCTATCAAATACCAATCACGAAGAAGATCAACCCTGTCACCTGCAGCTGAGTGATCCAGGGTTGCCCATTAGTGAAAATCTGCCGCTCTACAATGAACCGGCACAGCGTTACTGCCCGGCTGGGGTTTATGAAGTGATAACCGAGGGTGGCGAACCCAGATTCCAGATTAACGCGCAAAACTGTGTGCATTGTAAAACCTGCGATATCAAAGATCCGCTGCAGAACATAACCTGGGTGTGCCCCGAGGGCGGTGGCGGTCCAAACTACCCTAATATGTAG
- a CDS encoding Fe/S biogenesis protein NfuA — MLNVTITESAQDYLRELLTKQECEGIGIRMFVSNPGTPQAETCIAYCRPGEHQEDDHSLELNGFTAFFEDRSVPFLDEAKVDYSPDKMGGQLTIRAPNSKMPKISDDSPLEDKINYVLYNEVNPGLASHGGNVSLEKLTDENYAILRFGGGCQGCSAVDMTLKQGVEKTLMERIPELAGVRDITDHTDKSNAYY, encoded by the coding sequence ATGCTCAACGTTACAATTACCGAATCGGCTCAAGATTATTTACGCGAACTGCTCACCAAGCAGGAGTGTGAGGGTATTGGGATACGTATGTTCGTATCGAATCCTGGCACGCCCCAGGCGGAAACTTGCATCGCCTATTGTCGCCCAGGCGAGCATCAGGAAGATGATCATTCACTCGAACTAAACGGATTCACTGCATTTTTTGAAGACCGCAGTGTACCTTTTCTCGACGAGGCTAAGGTGGACTATTCACCCGATAAAATGGGCGGCCAACTCACCATACGTGCTCCGAACTCCAAGATGCCGAAAATTTCAGACGATAGCCCGCTGGAAGATAAAATTAATTACGTGCTTTATAACGAAGTGAACCCCGGTCTTGCCTCACATGGCGGTAATGTGAGTCTGGAGAAGTTAACCGATGAAAATTACGCTATTTTGCGTTTTGGGGGCGGTTGTCAGGGTTGTAGCGCGGTGGATATGACCTTAAAGCAAGGCGTTGAGAAAACCTTGATGGAGCGTATTCCTGAATTGGCCGGTGTGAGGGATATCACTGACCATACAGACAAATCCAACGCCTATTATTAA
- a CDS encoding acyl-CoA thioesterase-2, whose amino-acid sequence MSANISQVLELEKLDSNLFRNLHHRENFMGTLFGGQVLAQALMACHRTVDETNALPHSLHGYFLRAGKSNDPVIYDVEKVRDGQSIKSRRVVARQYGHSIFNMSASFHVEETGYHHQIPFPKVPMPEELLETQSTLSHDYHIPPVTEGGGVMSPFEILAIESDIFDESDNRPAEAMFWMRAKEPLSQNIIDHYCTLAFASDLGLLATTLLPHGVSIISGKIAAASIDHAIWFHSSNFRADDWLLCKTFSPWAGAARGFAHGSIYTRNGELILSTCQEGLIRPITAVNP is encoded by the coding sequence ATGTCCGCCAACATCAGCCAGGTTTTGGAACTCGAGAAATTGGACTCCAATTTATTTCGTAACTTACATCACCGCGAAAATTTTATGGGTACGCTGTTCGGTGGGCAGGTGCTGGCGCAAGCGTTGATGGCCTGTCATCGCACTGTTGATGAGACCAATGCCTTGCCCCATTCGCTACACGGATATTTTCTACGAGCAGGCAAAAGTAACGATCCGGTAATTTATGACGTTGAAAAGGTTCGCGATGGCCAGTCCATAAAAAGCCGACGCGTAGTTGCACGGCAATATGGCCACTCTATTTTTAATATGTCGGCATCATTCCACGTGGAGGAAACTGGATACCACCACCAAATCCCTTTCCCCAAAGTTCCCATGCCTGAAGAGCTGCTCGAAACGCAGAGCACCCTATCTCACGACTACCATATTCCTCCGGTCACCGAAGGCGGTGGCGTTATGAGCCCTTTCGAAATTCTGGCAATCGAGAGTGATATCTTCGATGAAAGCGATAACAGGCCAGCAGAGGCAATGTTTTGGATGCGTGCCAAAGAACCTCTGTCGCAAAATATTATTGACCATTACTGTACACTGGCCTTTGCTTCAGATCTGGGCTTGCTCGCGACAACCTTGCTGCCCCACGGCGTAAGTATTATTTCCGGTAAAATTGCAGCTGCCAGTATCGACCACGCAATCTGGTTTCATTCTTCAAATTTTAGAGCAGATGACTGGTTACTGTGTAAAACATTTAGCCCCTGGGCTGGTGCGGCGAGAGGGTTTGCGCACGGCAGCATCTACACTCGCAATGGTGAACTCATTCTATCTACTTGCCAGGAAGGACTGATTCGCCCCATCACTGCCGTAAACCCGTAA
- a CDS encoding electron transfer flavoprotein beta subunit has product MKILVPVKRVVDYNVKVRPNTDGSDVDIANVKMSINPFCEIAVEEAIRLKEKGKADEVVVVSIGTTKAQEQLRSSMALGADRAILVECDEALEPLIVAKLLHKIVEKEAPGLVIMGKQSIDGDNNQTGQMLAALANLPQGTFASEVKIEEGTVAVTREIDGGLETLKLQLPAIVTTDLRLNEPRYAALPNIMKAKKKPLEVIPVGELGVDVSARTKILSVSAPEERKAGIKVSDVAELVEKLKNEAKVIS; this is encoded by the coding sequence ATGAAGATTCTAGTGCCAGTTAAAAGAGTGGTCGATTACAACGTTAAAGTAAGACCCAACACTGATGGCAGTGATGTTGATATCGCCAACGTCAAAATGTCAATCAATCCTTTTTGTGAAATTGCGGTAGAAGAGGCGATACGTCTCAAAGAAAAAGGCAAAGCTGACGAGGTGGTTGTTGTTTCCATCGGGACAACTAAAGCGCAGGAGCAACTGCGTTCATCAATGGCACTGGGTGCTGATCGTGCCATTTTAGTGGAGTGTGATGAAGCGCTTGAGCCTCTGATAGTAGCCAAACTGCTGCACAAAATTGTCGAAAAAGAAGCGCCTGGTCTGGTAATCATGGGCAAACAATCCATCGATGGAGACAACAACCAAACCGGTCAAATGTTAGCCGCTTTAGCAAATTTACCGCAAGGCACATTTGCCTCTGAAGTTAAAATTGAGGAGGGTACAGTCGCTGTAACTCGAGAGATTGATGGCGGTCTTGAAACCTTGAAATTGCAGTTACCTGCAATTGTAACCACCGATTTACGCTTGAATGAACCTCGCTATGCGGCACTCCCTAACATTATGAAAGCCAAGAAAAAACCCTTGGAAGTTATACCGGTAGGTGAATTGGGCGTTGATGTTAGCGCACGAACCAAAATCTTGTCGGTGAGTGCACCGGAAGAACGAAAAGCAGGTATTAAAGTTAGCGATGTCGCAGAATTGGTTGAAAAACTAAAAAATGAAGCAAAGGTGATCTCATGA